One window from the genome of Salvia splendens isolate huo1 chromosome 9, SspV2, whole genome shotgun sequence encodes:
- the LOC121748754 gene encoding kinesin-like protein KIN-14I isoform X2, with protein MAAVEGYSFSVASVVEDVLQQHENRSRNLDFDARRAEEAAIRRYEAAAWLRKVVGVVGARDLPAEPSEEEFRLGLRSGIILCNVLNKIQQGAVLKVVESPCDAALIADGAALSAYQYFENVRNFLVAVQERGIPTFEASDLEQGGKSSRIVNCVLALKSYYEWKQSGGNGIWKFGGNVKPTTSGKQFVRKNSEPFMSSLSRSSSASEKSLNGVCIDNKDTNKVPSSSSSLSKLVRAILLDKKPEEVPSLVESVLSKVMEEFEHHVSGQNGLKKDNFRGSNIYDSNKSTKPPPSNVQKNAAISNEDLEKNRNCDNESHGSLMKQIMIVNQQHKDMKELKQTLSTTKAGVQFMQMKFNEDVQNLGLHINGLAYAASGYHRVLEENRKLYNQVQDLKGSIRVYCRVRPFLPGQNNNMSTVDHIEEGVITINTLAKNGKVRKSFNFNKVFWPSATQEEVFSDTQPLVRSVLDGYNVCIFAYGQTGSGKTFTMSGPKDLTETSQGVNYRALSDLFMLAEQRKDTFFYDVSVQMIEIYNEQVRDLLVTDGLNKRLEIRNSSQTGLSVPDASLVRVASTYDVLELMDLGHRNRAVSATALNDRSSRSHSCLTVHVQGRDLTTGTIIRGCMHLVDLAGSERVDKSEVTGDRLKEAQHINRSLSALGDVISSLAQKNSHVPYRNSKLTQLLQDSLGGQAKTLMFVHISPEPDAVGETISTLKFAERVATVELGAARVNKDSAEVKELREQVASLKAALARKDGEPGVSMQQKASGTGSPCSFQVSPCNPTMNARNMELASPIGTRKPMEEVGNIEARSNKKMRQKKQSLDLDDLLGNSPSWPPFNNQNQNSDHDDREPGSGEWVDKLMVNKQDPVGVENPITCWNPTNANVYPENNPCTILPASNQIDLSPADYLDDELNAGTSDLSEPDLLWQFNHSKLGSFSNGIGQNVKKPHAKQTKSPELRSMIPKLGGPSPSRKAVASASPPQRIGGRQPTEMKRKTGLRK; from the exons ATGGCAGCGGTTGAAGGCTATTCGTTCTCCGTTGCATCAGTTGTGGAGGATGTTCTGCAGCAACACGAGAATCGATCTCGTAATCTCGATTTTGATGCTCGTAGGGCAGAAGAAGCCG CGATAAGAAGATATGAAGCTGCTGCGTGGCTAAGAAAAGTGGTTGGAGTAGTTGGTGCAAGGGATTTACCTGCAGAGCCTTCCGAGGAAGAGTTTAGACTCGGATTAAGAAGTGGGATAATTCTCTGCAATGTACTCAATAAAATTCAACAAGGAGCTGTGCTAAAG GTAGTCGAAAGTCCATGTGACGCTGCACTTATAGCCGATGGTGCTGCATTGTCAGCTTATCAGTACTTTGAGAATGTGAGGAATTTTCTTGTTGCCGTGCAAGAAAGGGGGATACCGACTTTCGAGGCATCTGATCTGGAGCAG GGAGGAAAATCTTCGAGGATTGTGAATTGTGTTTTAGCTCTCAAGTCCTACTATGAATGGAAACAGTCCGGAGGAAATGGGATTTGGAAATTTGGCGGAAATGTTAAGCCGACTACATCTGGTAAACAGTTTGTTCGCAAAAATTCTGAGCCATTCATGAGTTCTCTGTCACGGAGCTCATCTGCAAGTGAGAAATCACTAAATGGTGTCTGTATAGACAACAAAGATACTAACAAAGTG CCTAGTTCCAGTTCATCGTTGAGTAAGCTTGTTCGTGCAATTCTTTTAGATAAGAAGCCTGAAGAAGTCCCAAGT CTTGTTGAATCTGTATTGAGTAAGGTCATGGAGGAGTTTGAACACCATGTTTCAGGCCAAAATGGATTG AAGAAGGATAATTTCAGAGGCTCGAATATTTATGATAGTAACAAATCCACAAAGCCGCCTCCATCCAATGTTCAG AAGAATGCTGCAATCTCAAATGAAGATTTggagaaaaatagaaattgtGACAATGAATCCCATGGAAGTTTAATGAAGCAGATAATGATTGTTAACCAACAGCATAAAGATATGAAG GAGCTAAAGCAAACTCTTTCTACTACAAAAGCTGGTGTGCAATTCATGcaaatgaaattcaacgagGATGTTCAAAATCTTG GCCTCCATATTAACGGACTAGCATATGCTGCTTCGGGTTATCATAGGGTTCTGGAGGAAAATAGGAAGCTTTATAATCAAGTCCAAGACCTAAAGG GAAGCATAAGGGTCTATTGTCGTGTCCGACCATTCTTGCCGGGACAGAATAATAACATGAGTACTGTTGATCATATTGAGGAAGGAGTTATAACGATAAACACTTTAGCAAAGAATGGGAAAGTACGGAAATCCTTTAACTTTAACAAAGTGTTTTGGCCTTCTGCAACGCAAG AGGAGGTGTTTTCAGATACACAACCACTAGTAAGATCGGTTCTTGATGGTTACAATGTTTGCATTTTCGCCTACGGTCAAACGGGATCAGGGAAAACTTTCACTATG AGCGGACCCAAGGATCTCACAGAGACGAGCCAAGGGGTGAATTACAGGGCTTTGAGTGATTTATTCATGCTTGCTGAGCAAAGAAAGGATACTTTCTTCTATGACGTGTCTGTTCAGATGATTGAGATTTATAATGAACAAGTTCGGGATCTTCTTGTTACTGATGGATTAAACAAAAG ATTAGAAATACGAAACAGTTCTCAGACAGGACTCAGTGTGCCCGATGCCAGTCTGGTCCGCGTTGCTTCAACATATGATGTTCTTGAATTGATGGACCTTGGCCACAGGAACCGGGCGGTTAGTGCAACAGCACTTAACGACCGCAGTAGTCGCTCTCACAG CTGTTTAACTGTTCATGTCCAAGGGAGAGATTTGACAACGGGAACTATTATCCGAGGTTGCATGCATCTTGTTGATTTGGCCGGAAGTGAGAGAGTCGACAAATCTGAAGTGACGGGCGACAGACTTAAAGAGGCTCAACACATCAATCGATCTCTCTCTGCGTTGGGTGATGTTATATCATCTCTTGCACAGAAGAACTCACATGTTCCCTACAGAAATAGTAAACTGACACAGCTGCTGCAAGATTCACTTG GAGGGCAGGCGAAGACATTGATGTTCGTCCACATAAGTCCTGAGCCAGACGCCGTTGGAGAGACCATCAGCACGCTTAAATTTGCTGAGCGTGTAGCCACTGTTGAGCTTGGTGCTGCACGTGTGAATAAGGATTCAGCAGAGGTTAAAGAACTCAGAGAACAG GTTGCCAGTCTCAAAGCAGCCTTAGCAAGAAAGGACGGTGAGCCGGGCGTCTCCATGCAGCAGAAAGCATCTGGCACCGGTAGTCCATGTAGCTTCCAGGTCTCACCTTGTAACCCGACTATGAATGCTAGAAACATGGAGTTGGCATCTCCCATTGGCACGAGGAAGCCAATGGAAGAAGTAGGCAACATAGAG GCTCGTAGCAACAAGAAAATGAGGCAAAAGAAGCAAAGTTTGGACCTAGACGACCTGCTGGGTAATTCCCCGAGCTGGCCACCTTTCAACAACCAGAACCAAAACAGCGATCACGATGATAGGGAACCGGGCTCTGGTGAGTGGGTAGACAAGCTCATGGTGAACAAGCAAGACCCTGTTGGAGTTGAAAATCCAATCACGTGTTGGAATCCCACCAATGCGAACGTCTACCCCGAGAATAATCCATGCACCATACTTCCTGCAAGCAATCAGATTGACCTTAGCCCAGCCGATTACCTGGACGACGAGCTTAATGCTGGAACCAGCGATTTATCCGAGCCAGATTTGCTCTGGCAGTTCAACCATTCCAAACTCGGAAGCTTCAGCAATGGGATCGGACAGAACGTAAAAAAACCTCATGCAAAGCAAACAAAAAGTCCAGAACTCAG AAGCATGATCCCGAAGTTAGGCGGCCCGTCACCATCTCGAAAAGCAGTTGCTTCAGCTTCTCCTCCACAAAGGATTGGCGGTAGGCAGCctactgaaatgaaaagaaaaacagGGCTGAGGAAGTAA
- the LOC121748754 gene encoding kinesin-like protein KIN-14I isoform X1 has translation MAAVEGYSFSVASVVEDVLQQHENRSRNLDFDARRAEEAAIRRYEAAAWLRKVVGVVGARDLPAEPSEEEFRLGLRSGIILCNVLNKIQQGAVLKVVESPCDAALIADGAALSAYQYFENVRNFLVAVQERGIPTFEASDLEQGGKSSRIVNCVLALKSYYEWKQSGGNGIWKFGGNVKPTTSGKQFVRKNSEPFMSSLSRSSSASEKSLNGVCIDNKDTNKVQPSSSSSLSKLVRAILLDKKPEEVPSLVESVLSKVMEEFEHHVSGQNGLKKDNFRGSNIYDSNKSTKPPPSNVQKNAAISNEDLEKNRNCDNESHGSLMKQIMIVNQQHKDMKELKQTLSTTKAGVQFMQMKFNEDVQNLGLHINGLAYAASGYHRVLEENRKLYNQVQDLKGSIRVYCRVRPFLPGQNNNMSTVDHIEEGVITINTLAKNGKVRKSFNFNKVFWPSATQEEVFSDTQPLVRSVLDGYNVCIFAYGQTGSGKTFTMSGPKDLTETSQGVNYRALSDLFMLAEQRKDTFFYDVSVQMIEIYNEQVRDLLVTDGLNKRLEIRNSSQTGLSVPDASLVRVASTYDVLELMDLGHRNRAVSATALNDRSSRSHSCLTVHVQGRDLTTGTIIRGCMHLVDLAGSERVDKSEVTGDRLKEAQHINRSLSALGDVISSLAQKNSHVPYRNSKLTQLLQDSLGGQAKTLMFVHISPEPDAVGETISTLKFAERVATVELGAARVNKDSAEVKELREQVASLKAALARKDGEPGVSMQQKASGTGSPCSFQVSPCNPTMNARNMELASPIGTRKPMEEVGNIEARSNKKMRQKKQSLDLDDLLGNSPSWPPFNNQNQNSDHDDREPGSGEWVDKLMVNKQDPVGVENPITCWNPTNANVYPENNPCTILPASNQIDLSPADYLDDELNAGTSDLSEPDLLWQFNHSKLGSFSNGIGQNVKKPHAKQTKSPELRSMIPKLGGPSPSRKAVASASPPQRIGGRQPTEMKRKTGLRK, from the exons ATGGCAGCGGTTGAAGGCTATTCGTTCTCCGTTGCATCAGTTGTGGAGGATGTTCTGCAGCAACACGAGAATCGATCTCGTAATCTCGATTTTGATGCTCGTAGGGCAGAAGAAGCCG CGATAAGAAGATATGAAGCTGCTGCGTGGCTAAGAAAAGTGGTTGGAGTAGTTGGTGCAAGGGATTTACCTGCAGAGCCTTCCGAGGAAGAGTTTAGACTCGGATTAAGAAGTGGGATAATTCTCTGCAATGTACTCAATAAAATTCAACAAGGAGCTGTGCTAAAG GTAGTCGAAAGTCCATGTGACGCTGCACTTATAGCCGATGGTGCTGCATTGTCAGCTTATCAGTACTTTGAGAATGTGAGGAATTTTCTTGTTGCCGTGCAAGAAAGGGGGATACCGACTTTCGAGGCATCTGATCTGGAGCAG GGAGGAAAATCTTCGAGGATTGTGAATTGTGTTTTAGCTCTCAAGTCCTACTATGAATGGAAACAGTCCGGAGGAAATGGGATTTGGAAATTTGGCGGAAATGTTAAGCCGACTACATCTGGTAAACAGTTTGTTCGCAAAAATTCTGAGCCATTCATGAGTTCTCTGTCACGGAGCTCATCTGCAAGTGAGAAATCACTAAATGGTGTCTGTATAGACAACAAAGATACTAACAAAGTG CAGCCTAGTTCCAGTTCATCGTTGAGTAAGCTTGTTCGTGCAATTCTTTTAGATAAGAAGCCTGAAGAAGTCCCAAGT CTTGTTGAATCTGTATTGAGTAAGGTCATGGAGGAGTTTGAACACCATGTTTCAGGCCAAAATGGATTG AAGAAGGATAATTTCAGAGGCTCGAATATTTATGATAGTAACAAATCCACAAAGCCGCCTCCATCCAATGTTCAG AAGAATGCTGCAATCTCAAATGAAGATTTggagaaaaatagaaattgtGACAATGAATCCCATGGAAGTTTAATGAAGCAGATAATGATTGTTAACCAACAGCATAAAGATATGAAG GAGCTAAAGCAAACTCTTTCTACTACAAAAGCTGGTGTGCAATTCATGcaaatgaaattcaacgagGATGTTCAAAATCTTG GCCTCCATATTAACGGACTAGCATATGCTGCTTCGGGTTATCATAGGGTTCTGGAGGAAAATAGGAAGCTTTATAATCAAGTCCAAGACCTAAAGG GAAGCATAAGGGTCTATTGTCGTGTCCGACCATTCTTGCCGGGACAGAATAATAACATGAGTACTGTTGATCATATTGAGGAAGGAGTTATAACGATAAACACTTTAGCAAAGAATGGGAAAGTACGGAAATCCTTTAACTTTAACAAAGTGTTTTGGCCTTCTGCAACGCAAG AGGAGGTGTTTTCAGATACACAACCACTAGTAAGATCGGTTCTTGATGGTTACAATGTTTGCATTTTCGCCTACGGTCAAACGGGATCAGGGAAAACTTTCACTATG AGCGGACCCAAGGATCTCACAGAGACGAGCCAAGGGGTGAATTACAGGGCTTTGAGTGATTTATTCATGCTTGCTGAGCAAAGAAAGGATACTTTCTTCTATGACGTGTCTGTTCAGATGATTGAGATTTATAATGAACAAGTTCGGGATCTTCTTGTTACTGATGGATTAAACAAAAG ATTAGAAATACGAAACAGTTCTCAGACAGGACTCAGTGTGCCCGATGCCAGTCTGGTCCGCGTTGCTTCAACATATGATGTTCTTGAATTGATGGACCTTGGCCACAGGAACCGGGCGGTTAGTGCAACAGCACTTAACGACCGCAGTAGTCGCTCTCACAG CTGTTTAACTGTTCATGTCCAAGGGAGAGATTTGACAACGGGAACTATTATCCGAGGTTGCATGCATCTTGTTGATTTGGCCGGAAGTGAGAGAGTCGACAAATCTGAAGTGACGGGCGACAGACTTAAAGAGGCTCAACACATCAATCGATCTCTCTCTGCGTTGGGTGATGTTATATCATCTCTTGCACAGAAGAACTCACATGTTCCCTACAGAAATAGTAAACTGACACAGCTGCTGCAAGATTCACTTG GAGGGCAGGCGAAGACATTGATGTTCGTCCACATAAGTCCTGAGCCAGACGCCGTTGGAGAGACCATCAGCACGCTTAAATTTGCTGAGCGTGTAGCCACTGTTGAGCTTGGTGCTGCACGTGTGAATAAGGATTCAGCAGAGGTTAAAGAACTCAGAGAACAG GTTGCCAGTCTCAAAGCAGCCTTAGCAAGAAAGGACGGTGAGCCGGGCGTCTCCATGCAGCAGAAAGCATCTGGCACCGGTAGTCCATGTAGCTTCCAGGTCTCACCTTGTAACCCGACTATGAATGCTAGAAACATGGAGTTGGCATCTCCCATTGGCACGAGGAAGCCAATGGAAGAAGTAGGCAACATAGAG GCTCGTAGCAACAAGAAAATGAGGCAAAAGAAGCAAAGTTTGGACCTAGACGACCTGCTGGGTAATTCCCCGAGCTGGCCACCTTTCAACAACCAGAACCAAAACAGCGATCACGATGATAGGGAACCGGGCTCTGGTGAGTGGGTAGACAAGCTCATGGTGAACAAGCAAGACCCTGTTGGAGTTGAAAATCCAATCACGTGTTGGAATCCCACCAATGCGAACGTCTACCCCGAGAATAATCCATGCACCATACTTCCTGCAAGCAATCAGATTGACCTTAGCCCAGCCGATTACCTGGACGACGAGCTTAATGCTGGAACCAGCGATTTATCCGAGCCAGATTTGCTCTGGCAGTTCAACCATTCCAAACTCGGAAGCTTCAGCAATGGGATCGGACAGAACGTAAAAAAACCTCATGCAAAGCAAACAAAAAGTCCAGAACTCAG AAGCATGATCCCGAAGTTAGGCGGCCCGTCACCATCTCGAAAAGCAGTTGCTTCAGCTTCTCCTCCACAAAGGATTGGCGGTAGGCAGCctactgaaatgaaaagaaaaacagGGCTGAGGAAGTAA
- the LOC121748756 gene encoding programmed cell death protein 2-like, which produces MDIDFEEEKLKSLQISSLSEEEDEGGALDNDVEDADSDEIDDEEDQIPMTLGFADKPKNPWSSRRQYFPSKAGGSPAWLDPVNFPSGSSSLCDFCSEPLQFLLQVYAPLSEESTFHRTLFVFMCSSMSCLLRDQHEQWKRSPEVQSRSIKVFRCQLPRANPFYSSDAPAEDGSQQPLTAGAMLCDWCRAWKGDKICSSCRRVRYCSGKHQAAHWRSGSSSHKVLCQRLEASGKESELAASNSLWPEYEITCEDECDFDETMSNDNETGNALVSRSRTEGSDGNLMKYFKASDENSSWASFQERISSAPEQVLRYSSSSQAKPLWPISSGRPSKPDIPRCNHCGGTRAFEFQVLPQILYFFHVKDGEDSLDWATIAVYTCEASCEGGASYKEEFAWVQLSSQSISHQ; this is translated from the exons ATGGACATTGATTTCGAAGAAGAGAAGCTCAAATCTTTGCAGATATCATCCCTCAGtgaggaggaggatgaaggCGGAGCCCTAGACAACGACGTAGAGGATGCAGACAGTGACGAAATTGACGATGAAGAAGATCAGATTCCGATGACTTTAGGGTTCGCAGACAAGCCTAAAAATCCTTGGTCATCGCGCCGCCAATACTTCCCGAGTAAAGCTGGTGGCTCTCCG GCATGGTTGGACCCCGTTAATTTTCCTTCAGGAAGCTCCAGTCTGTGTGATTTTTGCAGTGAGCCTTTGCAGTTTCTGCTTCAG GTTTACGCCCCTTTATCTGAGGAATCAACTTTTCATCGAACACTGTTCGTTTTCATGTGCTCGTCAATGTCCTGTCTTCTTCGTGATCAGCACGAACAGTGGAAGCGGTCTCCAGAAGTCCAGTCCCGAAG CATCAAGGTTTTTCGGTGTCAATTACCACGGGCAAACCCCTTCTACTCCAGTGATGCACCTGCTGAAGATGGAAGCCAGCAGCCATTGACAGCTGGAG CAATGCTATGTGATTGGTGTCGTGCATGGAAAGGAGACAAAATTTGTAGTAGCTGTAGAAGAGTACGCTATTGTTCTGGGAAGCACCAG GCTGCTCATTGGCGATCCGGTAGCTCAAGTCATAAAGTATTATGCCAACGGTTGGAGGCATCTGGCAAGGAGTCTGAATTAG CTGCAAGCAACTCCCTTTGGCCCGAGTATGAGATCACGTGTGAGGATGAATGTGATTTTGATGAGACAATGTCCAATGATAATGAAACTGGTAATGCATTGGTTTCTAGAAGCCGAACTGAGGGTTCTGATGGAAATCTTATGAAATATTTCAAG GCATCTGATGAGAATAGTAGTTGGGCATCTTTCCAAGAGAGAATATCTTCAGCTCCCGAACAAGTCTTAAG ATACTCGAGTTCCTCTCAAGCAAAGCCATTATGGCCCATTTCTAGTGGCCGGCCATCAAAACCGGATATTCCTAGGTGTAACCATTGTGGTGGCACACGTGCCTTTGAATTTCAG GTTTTACCCCAGATACTGTACTTCTTCCATGTGAAAGACGGTGAAGATTCTCTCGACTGGGCCACCATCGCCGTGTACACATGTGAGGCCTCATGTGAAGGAGGTGCGAGTTACAAAGAGGAATTCGCATGGGTTCAACTTTCTAGTCAGTCTATATCACACCAATGA
- the LOC121748755 gene encoding probable polygalacturonase isoform X2, with the protein MKRLVIFVLLVALSNAAEYNGVCTSDWPLTPRPHSVSVSEFGAVGDGKTSNTVAFQNAIFYLKSFADKGGAQLYVPAGKWLTGCITLTSHLTLFLEKDAVILGSQDIMHWDVVDPLPSYGRGLEVPGRRYRSLIYGQNLTDVVVTGNNGTIDGQGSIWWDQFNNHSLNYSRPHLVEFMWSNNVVVSNLTFLNAPAWNIHPAYCSKLLVQNITAYAPPDSPYTSGIVPDSSEYVCIENSNISTGYDAVVLKSGWDEYGLSYNKPTTRVNVRKMRLQSYSGSGLAFGSEMSGGISDVLAEHLHIHGSVNGIELKTAKGRGAYIKDIFISDVNVENVQHGIKASGQFTNHPDDEYDPNALPIVDGITFRDIVGINVTTAGVFCGIDESPFTSICLSNVSLPASCDPAAAWICTNVEGSSVNVSPEPCPELQVSSSSSSDCFVFLNPNGQVASGVCT; encoded by the exons atgAAGAGGCTAGTAA TTTTTGTTTTGCTCGTGGCATTGAGCAATGCTGCAGAGTACAATGGGGTATGCACTTCCGATTGGCCATTGACACCCCGGCCTCACAGTGTGTCCGTCTCAGAATTTGGGGCAGTGGGAGACGGGAAAACATCGAATACCGTAGCATTTCAGAATGCAATTTTCTATCTCAAGTCGTTTGCAGATAAGGGCGGTGCTCAGCTCTATGTTCCGGCAGGCAAGTGGCTTACCGGATGCATCACCCTTACCAGCCACCTCACACTTTTTCTCGAAAAAGACGCTGTGATTCTCGGCTCTCAG GATATTATGCACTGGGATGTAGTCGATCCGTTACCTTCTTATGGCCGTGGCCTTGAGGTGCCTGGTCGAAGATATCGTAGCTTAATCTATGGGCAAAATTTAACCGATGTTGTTGTCACAG GAAACAATGGAACTATTGATGGACAGGGTTCTATCTGGTGGGACCAATTCAATAATCATTCCTTAAACTACAGCAGACCACATCTAGTCGAATTTATGTGGTCGAACAACGTTGTTGTGTCGAACCTAACATTCTTAAATGCACCTGCGTGGAACATACACCCGGCATATTGCAG TAAATTGCTTGTCCAGAACATAACGGCTTATGCTCCACCCGACTCTCCCTACACTAGTGGAATCGTTCCAG ATTCGTCGGAGTATGTTTGCATCGAGAACAGCAACATTAGCACGGGGTACGATGCCGTGGTGCTGAAAAGTGGCTGGGACGAATACGGGCTTAGCTACAACAAACCAACCACCAGGGTCAACGTCAGGAAGATGCGGTTGCAATCTTATTCTGGTTCCGGGCTCGCGTTCGGGAGTGAGATGTCTGGCGGGATCTCTGACGTACTAGCCGAGCATCTTCACATCCACGGCTCGGTGAACGGCATCGAGCTGAAgacggcaaaggggaggggcgCGTACATTAAAGACATATTCATCTCAGACGTGAATGTGGAAAACGTGCAACATGGAATCAAGGCGTCAGGTCAGTTCACGAATCACCCCGACGATGAATATGACCCCAATGCCCTCCCAATCGTCGACGGCATCACCTTTAGAGACATCGTTGGCATAAATGTCACCACGGCCGGGGTATTCTGTGGTATAGACGAGTCCCCTTTCACATCCATATGTCTGTCCAACGTCTCCCTTCCAGCTTCGTGCGATCCAGCTGCAGCTTGGATATGCACCAATGTCGAGGGCTCGTCCGTAAATGTGTCGCCCGAGCCTTGCCCGGAGCTCCAAGTCTCGTCATCTAGCTCCTCCGATTGCTTTGTATTCTTGAATCCGAACGGTCAAGTAGCATCCGGAGTTTGTACTTGA
- the LOC121748755 gene encoding probable polygalacturonase isoform X1: protein MKRLVVFVLLVALSNAAEYNGVCTSDWPLTPRPHSVSVSEFGAVGDGKTSNTVAFQNAIFYLKSFADKGGAQLYVPAGKWLTGCITLTSHLTLFLEKDAVILGSQDIMHWDVVDPLPSYGRGLEVPGRRYRSLIYGQNLTDVVVTGNNGTIDGQGSIWWDQFNNHSLNYSRPHLVEFMWSNNVVVSNLTFLNAPAWNIHPAYCSKLLVQNITAYAPPDSPYTSGIVPDSSEYVCIENSNISTGYDAVVLKSGWDEYGLSYNKPTTRVNVRKMRLQSYSGSGLAFGSEMSGGISDVLAEHLHIHGSVNGIELKTAKGRGAYIKDIFISDVNVENVQHGIKASGQFTNHPDDEYDPNALPIVDGITFRDIVGINVTTAGVFCGIDESPFTSICLSNVSLPASCDPAAAWICTNVEGSSVNVSPEPCPELQVSSSSSSDCFVFLNPNGQVASGVCT, encoded by the exons atgAAGAGGCTA GTAGTTTTTGTTTTGCTCGTGGCATTGAGCAATGCTGCAGAGTACAATGGGGTATGCACTTCCGATTGGCCATTGACACCCCGGCCTCACAGTGTGTCCGTCTCAGAATTTGGGGCAGTGGGAGACGGGAAAACATCGAATACCGTAGCATTTCAGAATGCAATTTTCTATCTCAAGTCGTTTGCAGATAAGGGCGGTGCTCAGCTCTATGTTCCGGCAGGCAAGTGGCTTACCGGATGCATCACCCTTACCAGCCACCTCACACTTTTTCTCGAAAAAGACGCTGTGATTCTCGGCTCTCAG GATATTATGCACTGGGATGTAGTCGATCCGTTACCTTCTTATGGCCGTGGCCTTGAGGTGCCTGGTCGAAGATATCGTAGCTTAATCTATGGGCAAAATTTAACCGATGTTGTTGTCACAG GAAACAATGGAACTATTGATGGACAGGGTTCTATCTGGTGGGACCAATTCAATAATCATTCCTTAAACTACAGCAGACCACATCTAGTCGAATTTATGTGGTCGAACAACGTTGTTGTGTCGAACCTAACATTCTTAAATGCACCTGCGTGGAACATACACCCGGCATATTGCAG TAAATTGCTTGTCCAGAACATAACGGCTTATGCTCCACCCGACTCTCCCTACACTAGTGGAATCGTTCCAG ATTCGTCGGAGTATGTTTGCATCGAGAACAGCAACATTAGCACGGGGTACGATGCCGTGGTGCTGAAAAGTGGCTGGGACGAATACGGGCTTAGCTACAACAAACCAACCACCAGGGTCAACGTCAGGAAGATGCGGTTGCAATCTTATTCTGGTTCCGGGCTCGCGTTCGGGAGTGAGATGTCTGGCGGGATCTCTGACGTACTAGCCGAGCATCTTCACATCCACGGCTCGGTGAACGGCATCGAGCTGAAgacggcaaaggggaggggcgCGTACATTAAAGACATATTCATCTCAGACGTGAATGTGGAAAACGTGCAACATGGAATCAAGGCGTCAGGTCAGTTCACGAATCACCCCGACGATGAATATGACCCCAATGCCCTCCCAATCGTCGACGGCATCACCTTTAGAGACATCGTTGGCATAAATGTCACCACGGCCGGGGTATTCTGTGGTATAGACGAGTCCCCTTTCACATCCATATGTCTGTCCAACGTCTCCCTTCCAGCTTCGTGCGATCCAGCTGCAGCTTGGATATGCACCAATGTCGAGGGCTCGTCCGTAAATGTGTCGCCCGAGCCTTGCCCGGAGCTCCAAGTCTCGTCATCTAGCTCCTCCGATTGCTTTGTATTCTTGAATCCGAACGGTCAAGTAGCATCCGGAGTTTGTACTTGA